A region from the Lolium perenne isolate Kyuss_39 chromosome 4, Kyuss_2.0, whole genome shotgun sequence genome encodes:
- the LOC127296845 gene encoding uncharacterized protein, with protein MTIEEYMSVCPEWAEQHREAWEELIRARWLRQDEEFAAVSRRNMENRGTGGTHCAGNRDYTRFKGKKVAEAPPGVVLHDAQIYDMMRTAKPNPALPQPRYYGNAKAAKEDYCDMVKSRHPEVDDPLSIPVDEESLVLSGHGRPHGRFPWMNKAVKPTHSTSYTRLKHTLTADSPQPRPRPARPPAYDPDFEAAFEACNEAYQQAAAQWNRQNTAYMAYIGEMMISMSTGTPPPARVTVAGDMPIMPSKAAFAATYYGSTPEGTGWSGNQASPGGREVTPVHEGGRSPGRSAGASPSTTPGTTPGASPSTSPGRATGPSPGGSSAASTGAKPRAPRFANDVGGHTPPGSFLR; from the exons atgaccattgaggagtacatgtcg GTTTGTCcggagtgggccgagcagcatagggaggcatgggaggagctgattagggcgaggtggctcaggcaggacgaggagtttgcagccgtgtcgaggcgtaacatggagaaccgaggcaccggtggcacacactgcgcgggaaaccgcgactacacccgcttcaaggggaaaaag gtggccgaggcaccacctggggtggtgcttcatgatgcccagatatatgacatgatgcggacggcgaagcccaatcccgcattgcctcagccacggtactacggcaatgccaaggccgccaaggaggactactgcgacatggtcaagtctcgtcaccccgaggtggatgaccccttgagcattccggtcgacgaggagtcgttggtcctgtcggggcacgggcgtccgcatggccgtttcccttggatgaataaggcggtcaagcctacccactccacgagctacacgcgcctcaagcataccctcaccgccgacagcccccagcctcgtccacggcctgctcgtccacccgcctacgat cctgacttcgaggcggccttcgaagcctgcaatgaagcgtatcagcaggccgctgcgcagtggaataggcagaatacggcctacatggcgtacatagga gaaatgatgatctctatgtctactggtacaccgccaccggctcgagttaccgtggcgggggacatgcctatcatgccatcgaaggcagctttcgctgcgacttactacggatccacaccggag ggaacgggatggtccgggaaccaggcatcgccgggtgggcgcgaggtcacaccggttcatgaaggtggtcggtctcctgggcgttctgctggtgcctctccgtcgactactcctgggactactcccggtgcctctccgtcgacttctcctgggcgtgctaccggtccttctccaggtggttcttctgcagcttctaccggagcgAAACCCCGGGCTCCTCGTTTCGCCAACGATGTGGGCGGACACACCCCGCCCGGGTCCTTCCTCCGCTAG
- the LOC127296844 gene encoding exocyst complex component SEC15A-like: protein MAAQPKKRTPVMEISDGGLGLGLAAFIANGEDLGPMIRQGFDCGKPEALMQSLRGIVKKKEVEIEELCRLHYEDFILAVDELRGVMVDAEELKSMLSAENSHLQEVSTAVLLKLDELLEACSIKKNVGDALKILKICVKVISLCMACNNYIAEAKFRPALKTLSLIEKSYLQNIPVKLLKMVVGRQIPLIKLHIEKKACGEFNDWLVHIRRMAKQIGQVSISHASLARQKDEEIRARQREAEENSHAGPDEHKYTLDLENTDEETALDFDLTPVYRAHHIHMCLGIGEKFRDYYYKNRLMQLNLDMQISTSQPFLESHQPFLAQVAGFFIVEERVLRTADKILTQSQVEATWETAVAKITSICENQFSRMGTASHLLLVKDYITLLAAVLMKYGYQTRPLIDILDKSRDKYHQLLLTECRKQVDDVLANDSYEQMLIKKEYEYNMNVTAFHLGPSDVLPDFPYLAPFSASVPDVCRIVRSFIEDSVSYLSYGGDMNLYDVVKRYLDRLLIEVLNNCLLNRMYARSLAMSQMMQLAGNISVLEQACDLYLLYSAQQCGIPKRVAERSRSSLTARAVLKASQNAAYNALINMANSKIDEFMVLLDDVNWIVEESPDNANDYMNEVLIYLETLVSTAQEILPQEALYKVVSGAMSHISDSIMATLLSDGVKRFTASSVSGLDMDLNLLEAFADEKFHITGLADLGKETTFRDRLVEIRQLVNLLLSSQPENFMNPVIRGKNYGSLDFKKVAIVCDKFKDSADGLFGSLSNRNTKQTARKRSLDVLKRRLKDFG from the coding sequence ATGGCTGCTCAGCCAAAGAAGCGAACGCCTGTCATGGAAATCAGCGATGGAGGTCTCGGCCTCGGCCTTGCTGCATTCATTGCGAACGGCGAGGATTTGGGTCCCATGATCCGGCAAGGATTCGACTGCGGCAAACCTGAAGCCCTCATGCAGAGCCTCAGGGGTATTGTGAAGAAGAAAGAAGTTGAGATTGAAGAGCTATGCAGGCTTCACTACGAGGATTTCATCCTCGCCGTCGACGAGTTACGTGGTGTGATGGTCGACGCCGAGGAGCTGAAGAGCATGTTATCCGCCGAGAACTCGCACCTCCAGGAAGTATCGACTGCCGTGCTGCTGAAGCTTGATGAGCTTCTTGAGGCATGTTCAATCAAGAAGAACGTAGGAGATGCCttgaaaatactcaagatatgtgTGAAAGTCATTAGCCTGTGCATGGCATGCAACAATTACATCGCAGAGGCCAAGTTTCGTCCAGCGCTCAAGACTTTGAGCCTGATTGAGAAGAGCTACCTGCAAAATATCCCCGTGAAGCTTCTTAAAATGGTTGTCGGGAGACAGATACCGCTGATAAAGCTGCACATTGAGAAGAAAGCTTGTGGCGAGTTCAATGATTGGCTTGTTCATATCAGAAGAATGGCTAAGCAGATCGGGCAGGTCTCCATAAGTCATGCCTCTTTGGCTCGCCAAAAGGATGAGGAAATACGTGCTCGGCAGAGAGAAGCTGAAGAGAATAGCCACGCTGGACCAGATGAACATAAGTATACCTTGGATTTGGAGAATACAGATGAGGAAACGGCACTTGATTTTGATCTCACGCCAGTGTATCGAGCGCATCACATTCACATGTGCCTTGGTATTGGAGAGAAGTTCAGAGATTATTACTACAAGAACAGGCTCATGCAACTCAACCTGGATATGCAAATTTCCACTTCACAGCCCTTCCTTGAGTCTCATCAACCTTTTCTTGCACAGGTAGCTGGGTTTTTTATTGTTGAAGAACGTGTCCTTCGAACCGCAGATAAAATACTGACGCAGAGCCAAGTTGAAGCAACATGGGAGACTGCCGTTGCTAAGATCACATCTATATGTGAGAATCAGTTTTCTCGCATGGGTACTGCCAGCCACCTCCTCCTCGTAAAAGATTATATCACTCTTCTAGCCGCAGTTCTGATGAAATATGGCTATCAAACCAGGCCATTGATTGATATTCTCGATAAAAGCAGGGATAAATACCACCAACTGCTTCTGACTGAGTGCCGGAAACAGGTAGATGACGTCCTTGCTAATGACTCATATGAGCAGATGCTTATAAAAAAGGAATACGAGTACAACATGAATGTCACAGCATTTCATCTGGGGCCAAGTGATGTACTCCCGGATTTTCCATATTTGGCGCCATTCTCCGCTTCTGTTCCAGATGTTTGTCGTATTGTTCGGTCCTTCATTGAGGATTCTGTCAGCTACTTGTCCTATGGTGGTGACATGAACCTCTATGACGTGGTAAAACGTTACCTAGACAGGCTGCTCATTGAGGTATTGAACAACTGTCTTCTGAACAGGATGTATGCTCGCTCATTGGCCATGTCACAGATGATGCAACTCGCAGGAAATATTTCTGTTCTCGAGCAGGCTTGTGATCTGTACCTCTTGTACTCTGCTCAACAGTGTGGCATTCCCAAGCGCGTTGCTGAGAGGTCTCGTTCTAGTTTGACTGCTCGAGCTGTCCTGAAAGCCTCCCAGAATGCAGCATATAATGCTTTAATAAACATGGCTAATTCCAAGATCGATGAGTTTATGGTGCTCTTGGACGATGTCAACTGGATAGTGGAGGAAAGCCCGGACAATGCAAATGACTATATGAACGAAGTTCTTATTTATCTTGAAACACTTGTATCCACAGCTCAGGAGATTTTACCACAAGAAGCTCTTTACAAGGTTGTTTCTGGTGCAATGAGCCACATCTCGGACTCTATAATGGCAACACTTCTTAGCGACGGTGTGAAAAGGTTCACTGCGAGTTCAGTTTCAGGCCTGGACATGGACTTGAATTTGTTGGAGGCATTTGCAGATGAAAAATTTCACATCACCGGGTTGGCAGATTTGGGAAAGGAAACAACATTTAGAGACCGTTTGGTTGAGATAAGGCAGCTCGTCAATCTTCTGCTCAGCAGCCAACCTGAGAATTTCATGAATCCGGTGATAAGGGGGAAGAACTATGGATCGCTGGACTTCAAAAAGGTTGCCATTGTTTGTGACAAGTTCAAGGACTCAGCAGATGGGCTGTTTGGAAGCCTTTCCAACCGCAACACTAAGCAGACTGCTCGCAAGAGGTCCTTGGATGTTTTGAAGCGAAGGCTTAAGGATTTTGGCTAA